The following proteins are encoded in a genomic region of Thermococcus henrietii:
- a CDS encoding histone deacetylase family protein, translated as MAFSVIYSPVFLEHRPENYHPENPDRLLRAVKALQRLDLWKPIEPVPVPEEELLKVHSRDYVELVRESSRTFSYLDPDTYVSPGTWEASLLAFGASRLAVELALKFGGLHLALVRPPGHHAGKSGRAFNASTLGFCIFNNAAYAAKSAEELAGKVLVIDFDAHHGNGTQEILWNDPNAVHVDLHERDIYPWSGYEHDVGGKNAEGTKINLPMPHYSGDDDFIYAWNEVVLPVLAQFRPKLVVVSAGFDGFLGENLTTLRLSELFFAYAGSTLSRYPLAVIFEGGYSVGLDKGLPAFIRGYLSGEIREVPVSPSYEALRTVARVKEIQSEWWKF; from the coding sequence TTGGCCTTCTCCGTTATCTATTCTCCCGTTTTTCTCGAGCACAGACCCGAGAACTATCACCCTGAAAACCCAGACCGGTTGTTGAGGGCAGTAAAGGCCCTCCAGCGGTTGGACCTGTGGAAGCCCATCGAGCCGGTTCCCGTTCCGGAGGAGGAACTCCTGAAGGTCCACTCAAGGGACTACGTTGAACTCGTCCGCGAGAGCAGCAGAACCTTCTCGTACCTCGACCCGGACACCTACGTTTCCCCCGGCACGTGGGAGGCCTCGCTCCTCGCCTTCGGGGCGTCAAGGCTCGCCGTTGAGCTGGCCCTGAAGTTTGGAGGCCTCCACCTTGCCCTCGTCAGGCCACCTGGCCACCACGCCGGAAAATCTGGAAGGGCCTTCAACGCCTCAACGCTCGGCTTCTGCATCTTCAACAACGCGGCCTACGCGGCCAAATCGGCTGAGGAGCTCGCTGGAAAGGTTCTGGTCATAGACTTTGACGCCCATCACGGCAACGGGACGCAGGAGATACTCTGGAACGACCCCAACGCGGTGCATGTAGACCTTCACGAGCGTGATATTTACCCCTGGAGTGGCTACGAGCACGACGTCGGCGGGAAGAATGCCGAGGGGACGAAAATCAACCTGCCGATGCCCCACTACTCCGGAGACGACGACTTCATCTACGCCTGGAACGAGGTTGTTCTCCCAGTTCTTGCCCAGTTCAGGCCGAAGCTCGTGGTCGTCTCGGCGGGATTTGACGGCTTCCTCGGCGAGAACCTGACGACGCTTCGTCTCAGTGAACTCTTCTTCGCCTACGCGGGTTCAACGCTCTCGCGCTATCCGCTCGCGGTGATTTTTGAGGGTGGCTACTCGGTCGGTCTTGACAAAGGCCTTCCTGCGTTCATCAGGGGCTACCTCAGCGGGGAAATCCGCGAGGTTCCGGTCAGTCCATCGTACGAGGCCCTTAGAACGGTGGCGAGGGTGAAAGAGATACAGTCAGAGTGGTGGAAGTTTTGA
- a CDS encoding TATA-box-binding protein has translation MVDMSNVKLRIENIVASVDLFTELNLEKVIEICPNSKYNPEEFPGIICRFDEPKVALLIFSSGKLVVTGAKSVEDIERAVNKLIQMLKKIGAKFHRAPQIDIQNMVFSGDIGMEFNLDAVALSLPNCEYEPEQFPGVIYRVKEPRAVILLFSSGKIVCSGAKSEHDAWEAVRKLLRELEKYGLIEEEEEW, from the coding sequence TTGGTGGACATGAGCAATGTAAAGCTCAGGATTGAGAACATCGTCGCTTCTGTTGACCTCTTTACGGAGCTGAACCTTGAGAAGGTTATTGAAATATGCCCCAACTCGAAGTACAACCCGGAGGAGTTCCCCGGAATCATCTGTCGCTTCGATGAGCCAAAGGTTGCCCTGCTTATATTCAGCTCCGGGAAGCTCGTCGTTACAGGTGCTAAAAGCGTCGAGGACATCGAGAGGGCCGTCAACAAGCTCATCCAGATGCTCAAGAAAATCGGCGCCAAGTTCCACCGCGCTCCCCAGATTGACATACAGAACATGGTCTTCAGCGGTGACATCGGCATGGAGTTCAACCTCGACGCAGTCGCTTTGAGCCTGCCCAACTGTGAGTACGAGCCCGAGCAGTTCCCCGGCGTCATCTACCGTGTAAAGGAGCCGAGAGCTGTCATACTGCTCTTCTCCTCCGGTAAAATCGTCTGCTCCGGCGCCAAGAGCGAGCACGATGCCTGGGAGGCCGTTAGAAAGCTCCTCCGCGAGCTTGAGAAGTACGGTCTAATCGAGGAAGAGGAGGAGTGGTGA
- a CDS encoding DUF505 family protein, whose product MYLKKRHLEILREMKKTESQAEIEAKLPEEFQIRAIELYILGFAELDGGKIKLTDAGRNLLEISDSLNLDELPEVIADTEIMKMLELLEETGKVPESWLEKLKERKLADENGLTEFGKALLVLYRETHPVVYLTPEIVSFLRGMPKIGTLDELVTYKNSKLYGDNIVNALQAMRLLLISPPTEKGRAFATTPAAKLALKAVGMIPVFARAIVLRKEDFEALKAGRSNAELESMGLTDEKGTTEFGKAVMETYEAMGRVEEKVLPIYLLDDGLAVLKAIKEIEEKYETNPDILPTEKEIARRVKVEDLGAILHLLESKELVERKLVKNKDTYWLTEWGKEAITFGTVSPDAMKAVTYAESGDVPIAEWVIRAQEEGVVKAGVTDKGRFYLKLSRSIKRKPFLTRYDAAILAKTPRKKYIHRDELVELVKDYVGGDEKEIIRAIGEAEAKGFVVELQNGMVKLTELGDKVKTALENAKLQEIVKVKFSVTPTLYNVLKVIYDNIETFNRIWKEKGEVKGYKMEEVDVIRKHLSLSDDEIKKALTMLRQLGFLGSKSLTEAGKVLVEAYL is encoded by the coding sequence ATGTATCTGAAGAAGAGGCACCTTGAGATACTCAGGGAAATGAAGAAGACCGAGAGCCAGGCCGAGATTGAGGCCAAACTGCCGGAGGAGTTCCAGATAAGGGCAATCGAGCTCTACATTCTCGGGTTTGCCGAGCTTGATGGTGGAAAGATTAAGCTTACCGATGCCGGAAGGAATCTCCTCGAGATAAGCGACTCCCTGAACCTCGACGAGCTTCCGGAGGTCATAGCCGATACCGAGATAATGAAGATGCTTGAGCTCCTCGAGGAGACCGGAAAGGTCCCCGAGAGCTGGCTCGAGAAGCTGAAGGAGAGAAAGCTCGCCGATGAGAACGGCCTCACCGAGTTCGGAAAGGCGCTTCTTGTGCTTTACCGCGAGACCCACCCCGTCGTTTACCTGACCCCTGAGATAGTCTCGTTCCTCAGGGGAATGCCAAAAATCGGCACCCTCGACGAGCTTGTAACCTACAAGAACTCCAAGCTCTACGGCGACAACATCGTGAACGCCCTCCAGGCGATGCGCCTGCTCCTGATTTCACCGCCGACCGAGAAGGGAAGGGCCTTCGCAACCACTCCCGCGGCGAAGCTCGCCCTCAAAGCCGTGGGCATGATTCCGGTATTTGCGAGGGCGATAGTCCTCAGGAAGGAGGACTTCGAGGCCCTGAAGGCCGGAAGGAGCAACGCCGAGCTGGAGAGCATGGGGCTCACCGACGAGAAGGGAACCACCGAGTTCGGAAAGGCCGTGATGGAGACCTACGAGGCGATGGGCAGGGTTGAGGAGAAGGTTCTCCCGATTTACCTGCTCGACGACGGACTTGCGGTCCTCAAGGCCATCAAGGAGATTGAGGAGAAGTACGAGACCAACCCCGACATCTTGCCAACGGAGAAGGAAATCGCCAGGCGCGTTAAGGTCGAGGACCTTGGAGCTATCTTGCATCTCCTCGAGAGCAAGGAGCTGGTCGAGAGGAAGCTCGTCAAGAACAAGGACACCTACTGGCTCACCGAGTGGGGTAAAGAGGCCATAACCTTCGGAACCGTCAGTCCCGATGCCATGAAGGCGGTAACCTACGCCGAAAGCGGCGATGTGCCAATAGCCGAGTGGGTCATCAGGGCCCAGGAGGAGGGAGTCGTCAAGGCCGGCGTCACCGACAAGGGCAGGTTCTACCTCAAGCTCAGCAGGAGCATAAAGAGGAAGCCGTTCCTCACAAGATACGACGCCGCTATACTCGCCAAGACCCCGAGGAAGAAGTACATCCACAGGGATGAGCTCGTCGAGTTGGTTAAGGACTACGTCGGCGGAGACGAGAAGGAAATCATCAGGGCAATCGGCGAGGCGGAAGCGAAGGGCTTTGTCGTTGAGCTCCAGAACGGTATGGTCAAGCTGACCGAACTCGGAGATAAAGTTAAGACCGCCCTCGAGAACGCCAAGCTCCAGGAGATAGTCAAGGTCAAGTTCAGCGTCACGCCGACCCTCTACAACGTGCTCAAGGTAATCTACGACAACATCGAGACCTTCAACAGAATCTGGAAGGAGAAGGGAGAGGTCAAGGGCTACAAGATGGAGGAAGTGGACGTTATCAGGAAGCACCTCAGCCTCAGCGACGACGAGATAAAGAAGGCCCTGACGATGCTCCGCCAGCTCGGCTTCCTCGGAAGCAAGAGCCTGACCGAAGCTGGAAAGGTCCTCGTTGAGGCCTACCTTTGA
- a CDS encoding DUF356 domain-containing protein gives MRNTIVLVRTDNFQKASVALADLVRYGGMRIRGDPRIIPPALSDWAFEKISGEKPRKRFKAHVVAQIDLPPKKAIGRLMDIHPPAHVLVIPPDSEVWEELMRLWGGFEKLRGFHPPKRTRAEEARRKAEKRREKEEWGFEEV, from the coding sequence ATGAGAAACACGATTGTCTTAGTTAGAACCGACAACTTTCAGAAGGCGAGCGTGGCTTTGGCCGACCTCGTGAGATACGGGGGCATGAGAATTCGCGGTGACCCGAGGATAATCCCGCCGGCCCTTTCGGACTGGGCTTTCGAAAAGATTAGCGGAGAGAAGCCGAGAAAGCGCTTTAAAGCCCACGTCGTGGCTCAGATTGACCTCCCTCCGAAGAAGGCCATAGGCAGGCTGATGGACATTCACCCGCCGGCCCATGTCCTCGTAATTCCGCCGGATTCTGAAGTCTGGGAGGAGTTAATGCGCCTCTGGGGGGGTTTTGAGAAGCTCCGCGGCTTCCACCCGCCCAAGAGAACACGGGCCGAAGAAGCCCGGCGGAAGGCCGAGAAGAGGAGAGAGAAGGAAGAGTGGGGGTTCGAGGAGGTTTAG
- a CDS encoding multiprotein bridging factor aMBF1, whose product MSKAKPRYCEICGAPIRGPGHRIRLEGAEVLVCDRCYEKYGRKKSGFSIMPTGREPRRRAPAPRPKREPKPYRERPLYTEEIVEDFAERVYKAIQRSGKSYEELSHEIGLSVNDLRAIAHGYREPTIKEAKKLERYFKITLIERVEEEEVKEKKTIPKDYEPTLGDIANIRIRKRKK is encoded by the coding sequence ATGAGCAAGGCCAAGCCACGCTACTGCGAGATTTGTGGTGCGCCCATAAGGGGCCCGGGCCACAGGATAAGGCTCGAAGGCGCCGAGGTCCTCGTCTGCGACCGCTGTTACGAGAAGTACGGCCGAAAGAAGTCCGGCTTCAGCATAATGCCCACCGGAAGGGAGCCGAGGAGAAGAGCTCCAGCTCCGAGGCCGAAGAGGGAGCCGAAGCCCTACCGCGAGAGACCGCTCTACACCGAGGAAATAGTCGAGGACTTCGCCGAGAGGGTTTACAAAGCTATACAGAGGAGCGGTAAAAGCTACGAGGAGCTGTCCCACGAGATTGGGCTTTCGGTGAACGATTTGAGAGCCATAGCGCACGGTTACCGCGAGCCGACGATTAAGGAAGCCAAGAAGCTCGAGCGCTACTTCAAGATTACGCTCATCGAGCGCGTCGAGGAGGAGGAGGTAAAGGAGAAGAAGACGATTCCAAAGGACTACGAGCCAACCCTCGGCGACATCGCCAACATCAGGATACGGAAGAGGAAGAAGTGA
- a CDS encoding GNAT family N-acetyltransferase encodes MMTEVKIEKLQKLDQETLERLIEIYMNAYEGMREYGGEGESYAKRYLRWCWSKAKDGFFVAKIDDEIVGFIVCDDDWYSKYEGKTVGAIHEFAVDKNYQGHGIGRKLMEKCLEYLKGKKIELWVGEKNERAKRFYEEYGFKEAGKHGIWVRMVKPAEKVISADEK; translated from the coding sequence ATGATGACGGAAGTGAAGATAGAGAAGCTACAAAAGCTCGACCAGGAAACGCTGGAGAGGCTGATAGAGATTTACATGAACGCCTACGAGGGAATGCGCGAGTACGGCGGGGAGGGCGAGAGCTACGCGAAGCGCTACCTGCGATGGTGCTGGAGCAAAGCTAAAGACGGCTTCTTCGTTGCCAAAATCGACGACGAGATAGTCGGTTTCATCGTCTGCGACGACGACTGGTACAGCAAGTACGAGGGAAAAACGGTTGGGGCCATACACGAGTTCGCCGTGGACAAAAACTATCAGGGGCACGGAATCGGGCGGAAGCTCATGGAGAAGTGCCTCGAGTACCTGAAGGGAAAGAAAATCGAGCTCTGGGTCGGCGAGAAGAACGAGAGAGCAAAGAGGTTTTACGAGGAGTACGGTTTCAAAGAGGCTGGAAAGCATGGTATCTGGGTGAGAATGGTTAAGCCTGCCGAAAAGGTGATAAGCGCGGACGAGAAGTAG
- a CDS encoding Zn-ribbon domain-containing OB-fold protein, whose protein sequence is MARPMQVSRYWRHFREKYRLIGGKCENGHVFFPYRQVCPVCGSKNVEEYEFSGRGKVLTWTIVRNPPSGFEYYKPYPLALVQLEEGPVVLAQLTDVDPEEIHEGMEVEVVTRKVREFEEDGIILYGYKFRPVLK, encoded by the coding sequence ATGGCCCGTCCGATGCAGGTTTCCCGCTACTGGAGGCACTTCCGCGAGAAGTACAGGCTCATAGGCGGAAAGTGCGAGAACGGCCACGTCTTCTTCCCCTACAGGCAGGTTTGCCCCGTCTGCGGTTCAAAGAACGTCGAGGAATACGAGTTCAGCGGAAGGGGCAAGGTGCTCACCTGGACGATAGTGAGAAACCCGCCGAGCGGGTTCGAGTACTACAAGCCCTATCCATTGGCCTTGGTTCAGCTCGAGGAAGGGCCCGTTGTTCTGGCCCAGCTGACGGACGTTGACCCGGAGGAAATCCACGAGGGCATGGAAGTTGAGGTCGTGACCAGAAAGGTCAGAGAGTTTGAGGAGGATGGCATAATCCTCTACGGCTACAAGTTCAGGCCCGTTTTGAAGTGA
- a CDS encoding thiolase domain-containing protein: protein MRKAVIIGAGMTPVGEHWKLSLRDLAVEALLKAMDDAGVDKVDSLYVGNMVSGPFVEQENLGALIADWAGLGNIPAVKIEAACASGGAAVQEGVKAVLSGLEDVVAVVGVEKMTDAWPSDATRYLAYAADAEWELFHGASFVALNALIMRHYMKTYGYTEEDLALFAVNAHANGAKNPYAMFKRPIKVETVLKSPYIADPLKLFDASPVCDGAAAVIITTPEKAEELGVPKEKWVEVAGMARAIDTINLANREDLLTLKAAKIAAEKAYKMAGVEAKDIDFFEVHDAFTVMAALSLEALGVAKKGEGAKLAREGQIAIDADYPIQTMGGLKARGHPVGATGVYQTVEAVLQLRGEAPNQVPDAEVGLTQNIGGTGSNITVSIFRRV from the coding sequence ATGAGGAAGGCGGTCATAATTGGGGCTGGCATGACGCCCGTTGGCGAGCACTGGAAGCTCTCCCTCAGGGATTTGGCCGTTGAGGCCCTTCTCAAGGCGATGGACGATGCCGGCGTTGATAAGGTTGACTCCCTCTACGTCGGCAACATGGTTTCAGGCCCCTTCGTCGAGCAGGAGAACCTCGGCGCGCTCATAGCGGACTGGGCAGGTCTCGGGAACATTCCGGCGGTTAAAATTGAGGCAGCGTGCGCCTCCGGTGGTGCCGCCGTTCAGGAGGGTGTTAAGGCCGTCCTCAGCGGACTGGAGGATGTTGTCGCCGTCGTCGGCGTCGAGAAGATGACCGACGCCTGGCCGAGCGACGCGACCCGCTACCTGGCTTACGCCGCCGATGCCGAGTGGGAGCTCTTCCACGGGGCCAGCTTCGTAGCTTTGAACGCGCTCATCATGAGGCACTACATGAAGACCTACGGCTACACCGAGGAGGATTTGGCCCTCTTCGCCGTCAACGCCCACGCCAACGGCGCCAAGAACCCCTACGCGATGTTCAAGAGGCCCATCAAGGTTGAGACCGTCCTGAAGAGCCCCTACATAGCAGACCCGCTCAAGCTCTTCGATGCTTCCCCGGTCTGCGACGGAGCAGCGGCGGTGATAATAACCACCCCCGAGAAGGCCGAGGAGCTCGGCGTTCCGAAGGAGAAGTGGGTTGAGGTCGCTGGAATGGCGCGCGCCATAGACACCATAAACCTCGCCAACAGGGAAGATTTGCTCACCCTCAAGGCGGCGAAGATAGCAGCAGAGAAAGCCTACAAGATGGCCGGAGTCGAGGCAAAGGACATAGACTTCTTCGAGGTTCACGACGCCTTCACTGTCATGGCCGCGCTGAGCTTGGAAGCCCTCGGCGTCGCGAAGAAAGGAGAAGGAGCGAAGCTCGCCAGGGAGGGCCAGATAGCGATTGACGCAGATTATCCGATACAGACGATGGGAGGACTCAAAGCTCGCGGTCATCCCGTTGGAGCTACTGGAGTTTACCAGACGGTCGAGGCGGTTCTCCAGCTCCGCGGTGAGGCGCCGAACCAGGTTCCAGATGCGGAGGTCGGCCTGACCCAGAACATCGGTGGGACCGGTTCGAACATAACCGTTAGCATCTTCAGGAGGGTGTGA
- a CDS encoding hydroxymethylglutaryl-CoA synthase produces the protein MRKLLKPKREVGIVGYGAYVPMYRIKAEEIGRVWGVSSFPIEEKAVPGLDEDALTIGLEAARNALKRAGIDPKLIRAVWFGSESKPYAVKPTGTVIAEAIGATPDVSTADFEFACKAGTEALQTAIGFVGSEMADYAMAIGADTAQGRPGDHLEFTAGAGGAAFIVGPKSSETVAYFEGSYSYVTDTPDFWRRQHEHYPRHGNRFTGEPAYFHHIINAAKTLMEELGLTVNDFDYAVFHQPNVKFPLTAAKILGIPKEKVLPGLLTGKIGNTYSGATMVGVSAVLDIAKPGDRILWVSFGSGAGSDAFSIVVQDAIEEKRDLAPKVRDYVERKKYIDYALYAKARRKFIL, from the coding sequence ATGAGGAAGCTACTGAAGCCGAAGAGGGAAGTGGGCATCGTCGGCTACGGTGCCTACGTTCCGATGTATAGAATCAAGGCCGAGGAGATAGGAAGGGTCTGGGGCGTTTCGAGCTTTCCAATAGAGGAAAAGGCCGTTCCCGGTCTCGACGAGGACGCGCTCACCATAGGGCTTGAAGCTGCCAGAAACGCGCTCAAGAGGGCAGGAATTGACCCCAAGCTCATAAGGGCGGTCTGGTTCGGCTCGGAGAGCAAGCCATACGCTGTGAAGCCGACCGGAACGGTCATAGCCGAGGCAATCGGAGCAACTCCCGACGTTAGCACTGCCGACTTCGAGTTCGCATGCAAGGCCGGAACCGAGGCTCTGCAAACAGCTATCGGCTTCGTTGGCTCCGAGATGGCCGACTACGCGATGGCCATCGGAGCCGATACCGCCCAGGGAAGGCCCGGCGACCACCTCGAGTTCACCGCCGGAGCGGGCGGAGCTGCCTTCATAGTTGGTCCCAAGAGCTCCGAGACGGTTGCCTACTTCGAGGGAAGCTACTCATACGTTACCGATACTCCGGACTTCTGGAGAAGGCAACACGAGCACTACCCGAGGCACGGAAACCGCTTTACAGGAGAGCCGGCATACTTCCACCACATAATCAACGCGGCAAAAACGCTGATGGAGGAGCTCGGTCTTACCGTCAACGACTTCGACTACGCGGTCTTCCACCAGCCCAACGTCAAGTTCCCGCTCACCGCTGCTAAAATCCTTGGAATCCCGAAGGAGAAGGTTCTTCCGGGACTTCTCACCGGCAAGATTGGAAACACCTACAGCGGTGCAACGATGGTCGGCGTTTCAGCGGTTCTCGACATAGCCAAGCCCGGCGACAGGATTCTGTGGGTTTCCTTCGGTTCCGGAGCCGGAAGCGACGCCTTCAGCATCGTCGTTCAGGACGCCATAGAGGAGAAGAGGGACCTCGCGCCGAAGGTTAGGGACTACGTCGAGAGGAAGAAGTACATAGACTACGCCCTCTACGCCAAGGCGAGGAGGAAGTTCATACTGTGA
- a CDS encoding fibrillarin-like rRNA/tRNA 2'-O-methyltransferase → MKVKKHRFPGVYIVIDDDGSEKIATKNLVPGQRVYGERVIKFEGEEYRIWNPSRSKLGAAILNGLKNFPIKPGSTVLYLGIASGTTASHVSDIVGWEGKIFGVEFSPRVLRELVPIVEERRNIVPILGDATKPEGYRALVPKVDVIFEDVAQPTQAKILIDNAKVFLKSGGYGMISVKSRSIDVTKEPEEVFKEVERELSEYFEVVERLSLEPYEKDHALFVVRKP, encoded by the coding sequence ATGAAGGTTAAGAAGCACAGGTTCCCGGGCGTTTACATCGTCATCGATGACGACGGGAGCGAGAAGATTGCAACCAAGAACCTCGTCCCCGGCCAGAGGGTTTACGGGGAGAGGGTCATCAAGTTCGAGGGCGAGGAGTACAGGATTTGGAACCCGAGCCGTTCAAAGCTCGGCGCGGCAATACTCAACGGCCTCAAGAACTTCCCGATTAAGCCCGGCTCAACCGTTCTTTACCTCGGAATAGCGAGCGGAACAACCGCTTCCCACGTCAGCGACATCGTCGGCTGGGAGGGCAAGATATTCGGCGTCGAGTTCTCGCCGAGGGTTCTGAGGGAGCTAGTTCCAATCGTTGAAGAGAGGAGGAACATCGTTCCTATACTCGGCGACGCAACGAAGCCCGAAGGCTACCGCGCCCTCGTCCCGAAGGTTGACGTCATCTTCGAGGACGTCGCCCAGCCGACGCAGGCGAAAATCCTCATCGACAACGCAAAGGTCTTCCTGAAGAGCGGCGGCTATGGCATGATTTCGGTCAAGAGCAGGAGCATCGACGTTACCAAGGAGCCTGAGGAGGTCTTCAAGGAGGTCGAGAGGGAGCTTTCCGAGTACTTTGAGGTCGTCGAGCGCCTTAGTTTGGAGCCCTACGAGAAGGACCACGCGCTCTTCGTCGTGAGGAAACCCTGA
- a CDS encoding C/D box methylation guide ribonucleoprotein complex aNOP56 subunit (functions along with aFIB and aL7a; guides 2'-O-methylation of ribose to specific sites in RNAs) — protein MKVYIAENVRGVYAFDESGKLIASKPFSGKPEVSLDRLLKGEPSDELLVLLDELGGEGYEEFVVEDTELSRKLKELGYNATAEFPNLAGEKLRSSPEEFLGENWFDEYYTVGVALTRLRIQEQSGARDKMIIQAIEALDDIDKVINLLVSRLREWYGLHFPELDEILPKHPQYVAFVKEIGPRENVSREKLEKLGFSEGKVEKILKAAEKSMGAPLGKFDSEIIRKLASEISDLYKLREQIEDYLETAVGEVAPNLKALVGAKLAARLMSLAGGLKELAMMPASTIQVLGAEKALFRHLRTGAKPPKHGVIFQYPAINRSPWWQRGKIARALAGKLAIAARVDYFSGEYIGEELKKELEQRIKEIKEKYPNPPKREAKPEKKKKKKFKGKDKKGKKHEKGRKEKKGKGKPDKRGKKKKKGKR, from the coding sequence TGAAAGGCGAACCGAGCGACGAGCTTTTAGTTCTTCTCGACGAGCTGGGCGGAGAGGGCTACGAGGAATTCGTCGTCGAGGACACCGAGCTGAGCAGGAAGCTCAAGGAGCTCGGCTACAACGCCACCGCCGAGTTCCCGAACTTAGCGGGAGAAAAGCTCCGCTCAAGCCCGGAAGAGTTCCTCGGCGAGAACTGGTTCGACGAGTACTACACCGTCGGCGTCGCTTTGACGAGGCTCCGCATACAGGAGCAGAGCGGTGCGCGCGACAAGATGATTATACAGGCGATAGAGGCGCTCGATGACATCGACAAAGTCATTAACCTGCTCGTTTCACGCCTTAGGGAGTGGTACGGCCTTCACTTCCCCGAGCTGGACGAAATCCTGCCCAAGCACCCGCAGTACGTTGCCTTCGTCAAGGAAATCGGCCCGAGGGAGAACGTCAGCAGGGAGAAGCTTGAAAAGCTCGGCTTCTCGGAGGGCAAGGTTGAGAAGATTCTCAAGGCGGCCGAGAAGTCTATGGGAGCACCGCTCGGCAAGTTCGACAGTGAAATCATAAGGAAGCTCGCCAGCGAGATTTCCGACCTCTACAAGCTGAGGGAGCAGATTGAGGACTACCTTGAGACCGCGGTTGGTGAAGTTGCTCCGAACCTGAAGGCCCTCGTCGGTGCGAAGCTCGCCGCAAGGCTCATGAGCCTCGCTGGAGGCCTTAAGGAGCTCGCCATGATGCCTGCCTCAACGATACAGGTTCTTGGCGCTGAAAAGGCCCTCTTCAGACACTTAAGAACTGGTGCCAAGCCACCCAAGCACGGCGTAATCTTCCAGTACCCTGCAATAAACCGCTCGCCTTGGTGGCAGAGGGGTAAGATTGCGAGGGCTTTGGCCGGAAAGCTGGCCATAGCGGCGAGGGTTGACTACTTCTCGGGTGAATACATCGGCGAGGAGCTCAAGAAGGAGCTCGAGCAGAGAATCAAGGAAATCAAGGAGAAGTACCCGAACCCGCCCAAGAGGGAGGCCAAGCCCGAGAAGAAGAAAAAGAAGAAGTTCAAGGGCAAGGACAAGAAGGGCAAGAAGCACGAGAAGGGCAGGAAGGAGAAGAAGGGTAAGGGCAAGCCCGATAAGAGGGGTAAGAAGAAAAAGAAGGGCAAGAGGTGA